One window of the Archangium primigenium genome contains the following:
- a CDS encoding FHA domain-containing protein codes for MPSVKELRARARVDVGTFQAEYGPVALIQQPPSLVFQKVAQQMGRSRTVFMAHRSRLADRLVSMLQGFEHLQVLFLQPSSEGQVFAVGRLETSSLVVHDPSVSKFHALLRWSAADNTCYVRDSGSMNGTYVNTVQLGEEEQQLWDGDGLAFGDAQFLYVSTQTLHAHLNTAVPTSVR; via the coding sequence ATGCCCTCGGTGAAGGAATTACGGGCGCGGGCCCGGGTGGACGTGGGGACGTTCCAGGCGGAGTACGGCCCCGTGGCCCTCATCCAACAGCCTCCCTCCCTCGTGTTCCAGAAGGTGGCCCAGCAGATGGGCCGCTCGCGGACCGTCTTCATGGCCCACCGCTCGCGGCTGGCCGACCGGCTCGTGTCCATGCTCCAGGGCTTCGAGCACTTGCAGGTGCTCTTCCTCCAGCCCTCCTCGGAGGGCCAGGTGTTCGCCGTGGGCCGCCTGGAGACGAGCTCGCTCGTGGTGCATGACCCGTCCGTGTCCAAGTTCCACGCGCTCTTGCGCTGGAGCGCCGCGGACAACACCTGCTACGTGCGCGACTCGGGCTCCATGAACGGCACCTACGTCAACACGGTGCAACTGGGGGAAGAGGAGCAGCAGTTGTGGGACGGGGACGGGCTGGCCTTCGGCGACGCCCAGTTCCTCTATGTCAGCACCCAGACACTCCACGCCCACCTGAACACGGCCGTGCCCACGTCGGTGCGCTGA
- a CDS encoding 4a-hydroxytetrahydrobiopterin dehydratase — MTQDLKKLSDEELQHFLARHPQWKHADGMLRRTYEARTFLGGIEFVRRLGQAAETADHHPDIDIRWRKVTLALVTHDAGGLTGRDTGLAAEADRLFAQVEAAG; from the coding sequence ATGACACAAGACCTGAAGAAGCTCTCGGACGAGGAGCTCCAGCACTTCCTCGCGCGGCACCCCCAGTGGAAGCACGCGGACGGGATGCTGCGCCGCACATACGAGGCGCGCACGTTCCTGGGCGGCATCGAGTTCGTGCGCCGGCTGGGCCAGGCGGCCGAGACGGCCGACCACCACCCGGACATCGACATCCGCTGGCGCAAGGTGACGCTGGCGCTGGTGACGCACGACGCGGGCGGGCTGACCGGACGGGACACGGGCCTGGCCGCCGAGGCGGATCGGCTGTTCGCCCAGGTGGAAGCCGCGGGCTGA
- the glpK gene encoding glycerol kinase GlpK gives MAKAKYVLAVDQGTTGTHVSILDDKLRVVGDAYREFTQHFPKPSWVEHDLEEIWTTVEACIRTALKQAGLAGKDLAAVGITNQRETTGLWMREGGKPLANAIVWQDRRTSGRCAELREKGEEARVRETTGLVLDPYFSGTKLAWLLDNVKGARKRAEKGEACFGTVDTWLVYKMTGGQSHVTDVTNASRTLLMDVKTQAWDGAMGELLDIPAACLPEIRASVDTYGTTKGMRSLPDGLPITGMAGDQQAALFGQACFAPGEAKCTYGTGAFLLMNTGKTPVTSKSGLLTTVAWKIGEETTYALEGSSFIAGAAVQWLRDGLKVIKKSGDVEPLAASVKESGDVVFVPALAGLGAPHWRPEARGLFGGIDRSTTAAHLARAALEGVAMQIHDLAETMRRDSGQEIPSFKVDGGASANDLMMQFQADMLGTEVVRPQNLQTTSLGAAFLAGLGAGVWTSTDAIKKAWKKGKVFKPKMKADARERHLTKWRRAVERA, from the coding sequence ATGGCGAAGGCGAAGTACGTGCTGGCAGTAGACCAGGGAACCACCGGAACGCACGTCTCCATCCTGGACGACAAACTCCGCGTCGTGGGCGACGCCTACCGGGAGTTCACCCAGCACTTTCCCAAGCCTTCCTGGGTGGAGCACGACCTGGAGGAGATCTGGACCACGGTGGAGGCCTGCATCCGCACGGCGCTCAAACAGGCGGGGCTCGCGGGCAAGGACCTGGCGGCGGTGGGCATCACCAACCAGCGCGAGACGACAGGGCTGTGGATGCGCGAGGGGGGCAAGCCCCTGGCGAACGCCATCGTGTGGCAGGACCGGCGCACCTCCGGGCGCTGCGCCGAGCTGCGTGAAAAGGGCGAGGAGGCCCGGGTGCGCGAGACGACGGGCCTGGTGCTGGACCCCTACTTCTCCGGCACCAAGCTCGCCTGGCTCCTGGACAACGTGAAGGGGGCGCGCAAGCGCGCGGAGAAGGGCGAGGCGTGCTTTGGCACCGTGGACACCTGGCTCGTCTACAAGATGACCGGGGGCCAGTCGCACGTGACGGACGTCACCAACGCCAGCCGCACCCTGCTCATGGACGTGAAGACGCAGGCCTGGGACGGCGCCATGGGGGAGCTGCTCGACATCCCCGCCGCGTGCCTGCCGGAGATCCGCGCCTCGGTGGACACCTACGGCACCACGAAGGGCATGCGCTCGCTGCCGGATGGCCTTCCCATCACCGGCATGGCGGGCGACCAGCAGGCGGCGCTCTTCGGCCAGGCGTGCTTCGCGCCGGGCGAGGCCAAGTGCACCTATGGCACGGGCGCCTTCCTGCTGATGAACACGGGCAAGACGCCGGTGACGTCCAAGTCGGGGCTGCTCACCACGGTGGCGTGGAAGATTGGCGAGGAGACGACGTACGCGCTGGAGGGCTCGTCCTTCATCGCCGGCGCCGCGGTGCAGTGGCTGCGCGACGGGCTCAAGGTCATCAAGAAGTCCGGGGACGTGGAGCCCCTGGCGGCGAGCGTGAAGGAGAGCGGGGACGTGGTGTTCGTGCCGGCGCTGGCGGGCCTGGGCGCGCCGCACTGGCGGCCCGAGGCGCGCGGCCTGTTCGGCGGCATCGACCGCTCCACCACGGCGGCGCACCTGGCGCGCGCGGCGCTCGAGGGCGTGGCGATGCAGATCCACGACCTGGCGGAGACGATGCGGCGCGACAGCGGCCAGGAGATTCCGTCCTTCAAGGTGGACGGGGGCGCGTCGGCCAATGATCTGATGATGCAGTTCCAGGCGGACATGCTGGGCACCGAGGTGGTGCGCCCGCAGAACCTGCAGACCACGAGCCTGGGGGCGGCGTTCCTCGCGGGCCTGGGCGCGGGGGTGTGGACGAGCACGGACGCCATCAAGAAGGCGTGGAAGAAGGGCAAGGTCTTCAAGCCCAAGATGAAGGCGGACGCGCGCGAGCGGCACCTGACCAAGTGGCGGCGCGCGGTGGAGCGCGCGTAA
- a CDS encoding amino acid adenylation domain-containing protein, translating into MTFPLSTQQREMWLDQALHPDSPLYNAGGHLHIEGALEVELLERALEHVLQTNEALRLELVEAEPLARQYVAARCDPALARLDFSGEDGAEQRALAWMDARMAEPMPLYSRSLFRFALLKVAPERHYLLARFHHLIVDGFSIALVLQRLAQAYNTLRAGHALAPESEPSYLDIVAAQRAYESSEDHARDAAYWREYFSSIPEPLAQPVSGGALAQDAQRTVELLLSREFITRLASFARRHDVTAAHVLMGVLYGYFTRTGQRDDLALGLATRNRFGERASRTVGMCSNTIVAWYRFGTRLSFSQLLRAIREDSTRGAPHRRFPHSEINRQVKVTQTGRSQLADVFVSYVGGASDVLLGEARARFHYVVQPHESAGLTVYMEDIHAEGAVRVAFVAGPSFHAEDLTRLRQGFQCLLEDALERPEVPLRELRLMTDAERQRLLGDFNASAMPVPEQCVHQLFEAQVARTPHAPALCFEDGPHSVTLTYRELDSRANQLAHALRSRGVGPERLVAVLLERSVELIVSLLAIHKAGGAYLPLLPSTPRARLDFLLQDAQPHLLLTQSSLSAHFQLPPARCLLLDAERSALALLPSHAPACDVSPDHLAYVIYTSGSTGLPKGVLVPHRGLHNTALAQLLHLGLQPSDRVLQFASISFDAATGDVWLAFAAGATLCLGSRDALAPGEPLLDFLQRQRISALALTPSSLAALPAQALPALRTLIVGGEACPAELVRQWAPDRRFFNIYGPTEVTISSTLARCDPSPQPPAIGRPLANTRAYVLDRHLRPVPLGVAGELYLGGVGVSRGYLHRPDLTAERFIPNPFEEGRLYRTGDLARWRGDGQLDYLGRADDQVKLRGFRIELGEVEQALRELPGVREACVLLRSDARGEPGLAAYLVAHADPPPHELQSWLHGLRQALASRLPDYMLPSSWVTLEALPLTAHGKVDRSALPAPSFLSHADFVPPRTALEHTVSTLWQQVLDLPQVSVHDDFFTLGGHSLLATRVAAHMGQQLGQEVPLRLLFETRTLASFAERLQALAGDTDALDAGLQTIARAERTGPLPLSFAQQRLWFLDQLGAGSAYNMPLAQRLTGALDASALQSALAELVRRHESLRTIIQEQDGEASQHLLPASGFALSHVDVRDLPLGQREDEVLRLALEDSQRPFDLTRDYMLRALLVRVDEHAHVLLLCLHHIASDGWSMGVLQRELGALYAAFHQGHASPLPELPLQYADFAVWQREWLRGERLERQVDYWKRRLAGAPPLLQLPIDRPRPGVLTFEAGVLHFEVPPALVSAVRAVGQQAGATLFMTLLTAFQVLMSRWSGQRDVVVGSPIAGRTRAELEPLIGFFVNTLALRADLSAHPSFRELLAQVKHTTQEAFAHQELPFERLVEELAPERHQDFTPLVQVVLALQNAPQAPLHLPGLAHQPLPPRRLQVRTDLEVHLWEQAGGLSGAWVYNSALFDASTLERMKEHFLSLLDDAARRPDCPVDQLSLLSDAERRKMLVDFNASAAPVPEQCVHQLFEAQVARTPHAPALCFEDGPHSVTLTYRELDSRANQLAHALRSRGVGPERLVAVLLERSVELIVSLLAIHKAGGAYLPLLPSTPQARLDFLLQDAQPHLVLTQASLSAHFQLPPARCLLLDAERSALALLPSHAPACDVSPDHLAYVIYTSGSTGLPKGVLVPHRGLHNTALAQLLHLGLQPSDRVLQFASISFDAATGDVWLAFAAGATLCLGSRDALAPGEPLLDFLQRQRISALVLTPSSLAALPTHDLPMLRTVIVAGEACPAELVRQWAPGRRFFNIYGPTEASIDATFARCEPDMNPVPIGRPIANAQAYVLDRHLRPVPLGVAGELYLGGVGVSRGYLHRPDLTAERFIPNPFEEGRLYRTGDLARWRGDGQLDYLGRTDDQVKLRGFRIELGEVEQALRELPGVREACVLLRSDARGEPGLAAYLVAHTGPAPHESQSWLHSLRQALASRLPDYMLPSSWVTLEALPLTAHGKVDRAALPAPSFLSHADFVPPRTALEHAVARVWCDVLGVSEVGVHDDFFSLGGHSLLALRLLSQLKKVFGQPISLGGLFQNPTVAALAVLLASSEGAEPWAPLVLMQPRGSQPPFFCVPGVGGDVFSLYALARHLGPERPVYALQAVGLDSHTPPDTSLHAMAERYERELLRVRPHGPYHLGGHSLGGWVAFHLARRLRARGEKVSLSLFDAIAHRHARARAPRDQAEVMDMMLEFHGAEMDGDVSAERARLAHLDSDEERLQVLREGMERLKVIPPGMELALLRGRVRVFHAGLRMEDLPEEPLDAPVRLFAAHSEEMTRQEKEAGWSRLCTRLTVEQAAGQHTTLVKPPHAESLARQLAPWLDALDAEV; encoded by the coding sequence GTGACCTTTCCCCTCTCGACGCAGCAGCGCGAGATGTGGCTCGACCAGGCCCTGCACCCCGACTCGCCGCTCTACAACGCCGGGGGGCATCTCCATATCGAGGGGGCCTTGGAGGTGGAGCTCCTCGAGCGGGCGCTGGAACATGTGCTCCAGACGAACGAGGCGCTCCGGTTGGAGCTCGTCGAGGCCGAGCCCCTGGCCCGCCAGTATGTCGCCGCGCGGTGCGACCCCGCCCTGGCACGGCTGGACTTCTCGGGAGAAGACGGCGCGGAGCAGCGCGCGCTGGCGTGGATGGACGCACGCATGGCCGAGCCCATGCCCTTGTATTCGCGAAGCCTGTTCCGCTTCGCCCTCCTGAAGGTCGCGCCCGAGCGCCATTACCTGCTCGCGCGGTTCCACCACCTGATCGTGGACGGGTTTTCCATCGCCCTCGTCCTCCAGCGGTTGGCCCAGGCCTACAACACGCTGCGCGCGGGTCACGCCCTCGCCCCGGAATCCGAGCCCTCCTATCTGGACATCGTCGCCGCGCAGCGGGCCTACGAAAGCTCCGAGGACCATGCGCGCGACGCGGCCTACTGGCGCGAGTACTTCTCGTCGATCCCCGAGCCCCTCGCCCAACCCGTCTCCGGTGGAGCACTCGCCCAGGACGCCCAGCGGACCGTCGAGCTGCTGTTGAGCCGGGAGTTCATCACCCGCCTGGCGTCCTTCGCTCGGCGGCATGACGTCACCGCCGCGCATGTCCTCATGGGCGTGCTGTATGGCTATTTCACGAGGACGGGTCAACGTGACGACCTGGCGCTGGGACTGGCGACACGCAACCGGTTCGGTGAGCGGGCCTCGCGCACGGTGGGCATGTGCAGCAACACCATCGTGGCCTGGTACCGCTTCGGCACGCGGCTGTCCTTCTCCCAGTTGCTCCGCGCCATCCGGGAGGACAGCACACGAGGCGCCCCGCATCGGCGCTTTCCCCACAGCGAGATCAACCGGCAGGTGAAGGTGACCCAGACGGGTCGCTCGCAGCTGGCCGATGTCTTCGTGTCGTACGTGGGAGGCGCGAGCGACGTGCTCCTGGGGGAAGCCCGGGCCCGGTTCCACTACGTGGTGCAGCCGCATGAGAGCGCGGGCCTCACCGTCTACATGGAGGACATTCATGCCGAGGGCGCCGTACGGGTCGCCTTCGTCGCGGGCCCGTCCTTTCACGCGGAGGATCTCACGCGGCTGAGGCAGGGTTTCCAGTGCCTGCTGGAAGACGCGCTGGAACGTCCCGAGGTGCCCCTCCGGGAGCTGCGGCTCATGACGGACGCCGAGCGACAGAGGCTGTTGGGGGACTTCAACGCCAGCGCCATGCCCGTGCCCGAGCAGTGCGTGCACCAGCTCTTCGAGGCCCAGGTGGCCCGCACGCCCCACGCCCCCGCCCTGTGCTTCGAGGACGGCCCCCACTCCGTCACCCTCACCTACCGCGAGCTCGACTCCCGCGCCAACCAGCTCGCCCACGCCCTGCGCTCGCGCGGCGTCGGCCCCGAGCGTCTCGTCGCCGTGCTGCTCGAGCGCTCCGTCGAGCTCATCGTCTCCCTGCTCGCCATCCACAAGGCCGGCGGCGCCTACCTGCCCCTGCTGCCCTCCACCCCCCGGGCCCGCCTGGACTTCCTGCTCCAGGACGCCCAGCCCCACCTGCTGCTCACCCAGTCCTCCCTCTCCGCCCACTTCCAGCTGCCCCCCGCGCGCTGCCTGCTCCTGGACGCCGAGCGCTCCGCCCTCGCCCTCCTGCCCTCCCACGCCCCCGCCTGCGACGTCTCCCCGGACCACCTCGCCTACGTCATCTACACCTCGGGCTCCACCGGCCTGCCCAAGGGCGTGCTCGTCCCCCATCGCGGCCTGCACAACACCGCCCTCGCCCAGCTGCTCCACCTGGGCCTCCAGCCCTCCGACCGCGTCCTGCAGTTCGCCTCCATCTCCTTCGACGCCGCCACGGGCGACGTGTGGCTGGCCTTCGCCGCCGGGGCCACGCTCTGCCTGGGCTCGCGCGACGCCCTGGCCCCTGGCGAGCCCCTGCTCGACTTCCTCCAGCGCCAGCGCATCTCCGCGCTCGCGCTCACGCCCTCGTCCCTCGCCGCGCTCCCCGCACAGGCCCTGCCCGCCCTGCGCACGCTCATCGTCGGGGGCGAGGCGTGCCCGGCCGAGCTGGTGCGCCAGTGGGCTCCCGACCGCCGCTTCTTCAACATCTACGGCCCCACGGAAGTCACCATCAGCTCCACCCTGGCCCGCTGCGATCCCTCGCCGCAGCCGCCCGCCATCGGCCGACCCCTCGCCAACACCCGGGCCTACGTGCTCGACCGCCACCTGCGACCCGTCCCCCTGGGCGTCGCGGGCGAGCTGTACCTCGGAGGCGTGGGCGTCTCTCGCGGCTACCTCCACCGCCCCGACCTCACCGCCGAGCGTTTCATCCCCAATCCCTTCGAGGAGGGCCGCCTCTATCGCACCGGCGACCTCGCCCGCTGGCGCGGGGACGGCCAGCTCGACTACCTCGGCCGCGCCGATGACCAGGTGAAGCTGCGCGGCTTCCGCATCGAGCTGGGCGAGGTGGAGCAGGCCCTGCGCGAGCTGCCCGGCGTGCGCGAGGCCTGTGTCCTGCTGCGCTCCGACGCCCGGGGGGAGCCCGGCCTCGCCGCCTACCTCGTGGCCCACGCGGACCCGCCACCCCACGAGCTTCAGTCCTGGTTGCACGGCCTGCGTCAGGCCCTCGCCTCCCGTCTGCCCGACTACATGCTGCCCTCCTCCTGGGTCACCCTGGAGGCCCTTCCCCTGACGGCCCACGGCAAGGTGGACCGCTCGGCCCTGCCCGCCCCTTCCTTCCTCTCCCACGCCGACTTCGTCCCTCCCCGCACCGCCCTGGAGCACACCGTGTCCACCCTGTGGCAGCAGGTGTTGGACCTGCCTCAGGTGAGCGTGCACGACGACTTCTTCACCCTGGGCGGCCACTCCCTGCTGGCCACCCGGGTGGCGGCGCACATGGGCCAACAGTTGGGCCAGGAGGTGCCCCTGCGCCTGCTCTTCGAGACGCGCACCCTGGCCTCCTTCGCGGAGCGGCTCCAAGCCCTGGCGGGAGACACGGACGCCCTGGACGCCGGTTTGCAGACCATCGCCCGCGCCGAGCGCACCGGCCCGCTTCCCCTGTCCTTCGCCCAGCAGCGCCTGTGGTTCCTCGACCAGCTCGGCGCGGGTTCCGCCTACAACATGCCCCTGGCCCAGCGCCTGACGGGCGCGCTGGACGCCTCGGCCCTCCAGTCCGCCCTGGCGGAGCTGGTGCGTCGCCACGAGAGCCTGCGCACGATCATCCAGGAGCAGGACGGCGAGGCCTCCCAGCACCTCCTGCCCGCCTCGGGCTTCGCGCTCTCGCATGTGGACGTGCGCGACCTGCCGCTTGGGCAGCGTGAGGACGAGGTGCTGCGCCTCGCGCTCGAGGACAGCCAGCGGCCCTTCGACCTCACGCGGGATTACATGCTGCGCGCCTTGCTCGTGCGGGTGGACGAACACGCGCACGTGCTGCTGCTGTGCCTGCACCACATCGCCTCCGATGGCTGGTCCATGGGCGTGTTGCAGCGCGAGCTGGGGGCGCTCTACGCCGCGTTCCACCAGGGTCACGCCTCGCCGCTGCCCGAGCTACCCCTTCAGTACGCCGACTTCGCCGTCTGGCAGCGCGAGTGGCTGCGGGGCGAGCGGCTGGAGCGACAGGTGGACTACTGGAAGCGGCGGTTGGCCGGCGCCCCGCCCCTGCTGCAACTGCCCATCGACCGCCCCCGCCCCGGGGTCCTGACCTTCGAGGCCGGGGTGCTGCACTTCGAGGTCCCACCCGCGCTGGTGAGCGCCGTACGCGCCGTGGGCCAGCAGGCGGGGGCCACGCTCTTCATGACGCTGCTGACGGCCTTCCAGGTGTTGATGTCACGCTGGAGCGGCCAGCGGGACGTGGTGGTGGGCTCGCCCATCGCGGGCCGCACCCGCGCCGAGCTCGAGCCCCTCATCGGCTTCTTCGTCAATACCCTCGCCCTGCGCGCGGACCTGTCCGCCCACCCTTCCTTCCGCGAGCTGCTGGCCCAGGTGAAGCACACGACACAGGAGGCCTTCGCCCACCAGGAGCTGCCCTTCGAGCGCCTCGTGGAGGAGCTCGCCCCCGAGCGCCACCAGGACTTCACCCCCCTCGTCCAGGTGGTGCTCGCCCTGCAGAACGCGCCCCAGGCCCCCCTGCACCTGCCGGGGCTCGCGCACCAGCCGCTGCCACCACGGCGGTTGCAGGTGCGCACGGACCTGGAGGTGCACCTGTGGGAGCAAGCGGGGGGCCTGTCAGGTGCGTGGGTCTACAACAGCGCGCTGTTCGACGCCTCCACCCTCGAGCGCATGAAGGAGCACTTCCTCTCCCTGCTCGACGACGCGGCCCGGCGGCCCGACTGCCCCGTGGATCAGTTGTCCCTGCTCTCCGACGCCGAGCGACGGAAGATGCTGGTGGACTTCAACGCCAGCGCCGCGCCCGTGCCCGAGCAGTGCGTGCACCAGCTCTTCGAGGCCCAGGTGGCCCGCACGCCCCACGCCCCCGCCCTGTGCTTCGAGGACGGCCCCCACTCCGTCACCCTCACCTACCGCGAGCTCGACTCCCGCGCCAACCAGCTCGCCCACGCCCTGCGCTCGCGCGGCGTCGGCCCCGAGCGTCTCGTCGCCGTGCTGCTCGAGCGCTCCGTCGAGCTCATCGTCTCCCTGCTCGCCATCCACAAGGCCGGCGGCGCCTACCTGCCCCTGTTGCCCTCCACCCCCCAGGCCCGCCTGGACTTCCTGCTCCAGGACGCCCAGCCCCACCTGGTGCTCACCCAGGCCTCCCTCTCCGCCCACTTCCAGCTGCCCCCCGCGCGCTGCCTGCTCCTGGACGCCGAGCGCTCCGCCCTCGCCCTCCTGCCCTCCCACGCCCCCGCCTGCGACGTCTCCCCGGACCACCTCGCCTACGTCATCTACACCTCGGGCTCCACCGGCCTGCCCAAGGGCGTGCTCGTCCCCCACCGCGGCCTGCACAACACCGCCCTCGCCCAGCTGCTCCACCTGGGCCTCCAGCCCTCCGACCGCGTCCTGCAGTTCGCCTCCATCTCCTTCGACGCCGCCACGGGCGACGTGTGGCTGGCCTTCGCCGCGGGCGCCACGCTCTGCCTGGGCTCCCGCGATGCCCTGGCCCCTGGCGAGCCCCTGCTCGACTTCCTCCAGCGCCAGCGCATCTCCGCGCTCGTGCTCACGCCCTCGTCCCTCGCCGCGCTCCCCACGCATGACCTGCCCATGCTCCGCACGGTCATCGTCGCGGGCGAGGCGTGCCCGGCCGAGCTGGTGCGCCAGTGGGCTCCCGGTCGCCGCTTCTTCAACATCTACGGCCCCACCGAGGCCTCCATCGACGCGACCTTCGCGCGGTGTGAGCCGGACATGAACCCCGTGCCCATCGGCCGGCCCATCGCCAACGCCCAGGCCTACGTGCTCGACCGCCACCTGCGACCCGTCCCCCTGGGCGTCGCGGGCGAGCTGTACCTCGGAGGCGTGGGCGTCTCTCGCGGCTACCTCCACCGCCCCGACCTCACCGCCGAGCGTTTCATCCCCAATCCCTTCGAGGAGGGCCGCCTCTATCGCACCGGCGACCTCGCCCGCTGGCGCGGGGACGGCCAGCTCGACTACCTCGGCCGCACCGATGACCAGGTGAAGCTGCGCGGCTTCCGCATCGAGCTGGGCGAGGTGGAGCAGGCCCTGCGCGAGCTGCCCGGCGTGCGCGAGGCCTGTGTCCTGCTGCGCTCCGACGCCCGGGGGGAGCCCGGCCTCGCCGCCTACCTCGTGGCCCACACGGGCCCCGCTCCTCACGAGTCCCAGTCCTGGTTGCATAGCCTGCGTCAGGCGCTCGCCTCCCGCTTGCCCGACTACATGCTGCCCTCCTCCTGGGTCACCCTGGAGGCCCTTCCCCTGACGGCCCACGGCAAGGTGGACCGCGCGGCCCTGCCCGCCCCCTCCTTCCTCTCCCACGCCGACTTCGTCCCGCCCCGCACCGCCCTGGAGCACGCCGTGGCGCGGGTCTGGTGCGACGTGCTCGGCGTGTCCGAGGTGGGCGTGCACGACGACTTCTTTTCCCTGGGCGGCCACTCCCTGCTCGCGCTGCGGCTGCTGTCGCAGCTCAAGAAGGTGTTTGGCCAGCCCATCTCCCTCGGCGGCCTGTTCCAGAATCCCACCGTCGCGGCACTCGCCGTCCTCCTCGCGTCCTCCGAGGGGGCGGAGCCCTGGGCACCGCTCGTGCTCATGCAGCCGCGGGGCTCCCAGCCCCCCTTCTTCTGCGTTCCCGGTGTGGGGGGGGACGTGTTCTCCCTGTACGCGCTGGCCCGGCACCTGGGCCCCGAGCGACCCGTCTATGCCCTGCAGGCCGTGGGCCTCGACAGCCACACCCCGCCCGACACGAGCCTGCACGCCATGGCCGAGCGCTACGAGCGCGAACTGCTGCGCGTCCGGCCCCACGGGCCCTACCACCTCGGTGGACATTCGCTCGGCGGTTGGGTGGCCTTCCACCTCGCGCGACGACTGCGCGCCCGAGGCGAGAAGGTGAGCCTGTCGCTCTTCGACGCCATCGCCCACCGGCATGCCCGGGCGCGCGCGCCTCGCGACCAGGCCGAGGTGATGGACATGATGTTGGAGTTCCACGGCGCCGAGATGGACGGGGACGTGAGCGCCGAGCGCGCCCGACTGGCGCACCTCGACTCGGACGAGGAGCGGCTCCAGGTGCTGCGCGAGGGCATGGAGCGCTTGAAGGTGATTCCCCCGGGAATGGAGCTCGCGCTGCTGCGCGGCCGGGTGCGGGTCTTCCACGCGGGTCTGCGGATGGAGGACCTGCCGGAGGAGCCCCTGGACGCTCCGGTGCGGTTGTTCGCCGCGCACAGCGAGGAGATGACGCGCCAGGAGAAGGAAGCGGGTTGGTCACGGCTGTGCACGCGGCTCACGGTGGAGCAGGCCGCGGGGCAGCACACCACGCTCGTGAAGCCGCCCCATGCCGAGTCCCTGGCGCGTCAGCTCGCGCCCTGGCTGGACGCGCTGGACGCGGAGGTCTGA